The following coding sequences are from one Equus przewalskii isolate Varuska chromosome 23, EquPr2, whole genome shotgun sequence window:
- the TEX50 gene encoding testis-expressed protein 50: protein MSFQGLSLIFPFLFICFFKETFCVCDGTIWTKVGWEILPEEMQYLKFKHSPSYCLPYPLNNLCFNFANMDIFQGYLYFTYTLVQALSFILFVLSVHYLWMKWKKHQKKLKKQPSLDTLGNDLEGPSFQDIDEILCRLMAKTSMLTTYLNQSSHYPLAKKVKHGKPKRKKTPSGGGARRYPYAHVTRSNMKVT from the exons ATGTCCTTTCAAGGACTAtccctcatttttccttttttgtttatctgcttCTTCAAGGAGACCTTCTGCGTTTGTGATGGAACCATCTGGACAAAGGTTGGATGGGAAATTCTTCCAGAAGAAATGCAGTATCTGAAATTTAAGCATTCTCCATCTTACTGTCTCCCTTACCCTCTGAACAATCTATGCTTCAATTTTGCTAATATGGATATATTTCAGGGTTATTTATATTTCACTTATACTTTAGTACAGGCTCTTTCTTTTATCCTATTTGTTTTATCTGTGCATTACCTGTGgatgaaatggaagaaacacCAAAAAAAG ctGAAAAAACAACCCTCCTTAGATACACTTGGTAATGATTTAGAAGGCCCGTCCTTCCAGGACATTGATGAAATACTCTGCAGACTGATGGCTAAAACATCAATGCTGACCACATATCTGAATCAGTCATCCCATTATCCTCTGGCTAAGAAAGTCAAGCACGGAAAACCAAAGAGGAAGAAGACTCCTTCAGGAGGAGGAGCCAGAAGATATCCATATGCACATGTAACTCGGTCCAATATGAAGGTTACATAA